The sequence below is a genomic window from Sneathiella marina.
TTTGAGAGTTGATTTCAAACCGGTCATTTTACAATTAAAAAATCCGAAATTACTGCTTAGTGTATTGGGGGCAATGTTCATATTGTCGCCGATCATCATGATGGGCATAGTTATTGTCACATCCCCGCCGCCTGAAATTGCGCTTGCCCTTATGATGTTTGCCTGTGCGCCGCCGCTTGCATCGACGACTAATATTGCCTTGATGATCGGAATGGATAGCGCCATATGTCTGAACGTTACGGTGGTCGGTGCGCTTCTTCTTCCCTTTATCGCTCCACCAATCCTCACCTTATCTGCTGGTTTTGAAATTGATCTTGATGCCTGGACTATTTTCCTCAAGCTTGTTTACATCGTTGGTGGTGCTCTCATCGTCAGTAGTATTCTTCGGTACCTTCTCGGTGTTGACCGTATTCGCCGAAATGGCGAGGTTTTTGACGGCATCACAACTATCCTGCTGCTTGCCTTTTTGATGGCTGTCATGGGGCCGGGAAGTGCGGTTTTAATCAAGGAGCCGATAGTCGCGATCGGTATTTGCCTCATTGCGCTTGTGGCGAATTTCGGAACGAATTTTGTATTTGCGCTGGTAGCGGAGTTTTTCCATTCAGGTAAGATTAAGAAGCCCGAGAAAATGCCGGCAAGTATTGGATTGCTCGCGGGGAATCGCAACTTTGCATTGATGGTTCCAACTCTTCCTGAAGACGTTTTCGCGGGCGTCGTTGTCTTTCTGGCTTTTTACCAAGTACCCATATACCTGACACCCCTTCTTGAAAGATGGATCTTTAAGGAGTTTCGTAAAAGCCCGGCGACGAAGATATAGGAAAATAAAGTAACCCCGTGATCAACACGGGTTCGAGAGAGATGAGAGTTAAATGGTGAAAACAGGGATCATAGCGGGCGGCGGAATAGGGGGGTTGGCAGCTGCGCTCGGCCTCGCACAAAAAGGCATTGAGTCTGTTGTTTTGGAGAGAGCCTCTCGATTTGGCGAAATTGGCGCTGGTATTCAGTTGGGCCCCAATGCCTTTCACGCATTTGACTATCTCGGCGTTGGAGATCAGGCGCGATCGCAGGCGGTGTATATAGACAAACTGCGCTTGATGGATGCCGTTTCGGCGGAAGAAATAACGCATATTCCCCTCGGCGACGATTTTCGTCGTTTTTTCGGTAACCCATATGCCGTTGTGCATCGGGCGGATTTACATATGGTTCTCTTGAAAGCCTGCCAGGAGAGCGAACTGGTTCAGTTGCGGACAGCCCAGAATGTTCAGTCATATGAGAATATGTCCGATCATGTCCGCGTACATATCGAGGGGGAACAGAGCATTGATGCTGACTTTCTAATTGCGGCCGATGGCCTGTGGTCCAATATCCGAAAGCAACTAGTCGGTGATGGCGATCCGGTTGTTTCGGGTCATACGACTTATCGATCTGTTATTCCCTATGACCAGATGCCAGAAGACTTAAGATGGAACGCGGCGACGCTCTGGGCGGGGCCTAAATGCCACATTGTGCATTACCCGCTTGCCGGCTGGAAATATTTCAATCTGGTTGTGACCTATCATAATGATGCGCCTGAACCCGTGGCCGGAAAACCGGTTGAAAAACAGGAAGTACGGCAGGGATTTGAGCATATCCATCCAAAAGCCCAACAGATCATAGAGCACGGGAACGACTGGAAATTATGGGTTCTGTGCGACCGGGAACCGGTAGATAGATGGCGTGACGGCCGGGTTGTTTTGCTGGGAGATGCGGCGCATCCAATGCTGCAGTATTTTGCGCAAGGTGCCTGTATGGCATTGGAAGATGCTGTATGTCTGGCTCATATGATGGAGAATAAGACATCAACGGGTGAAGCTCTGGCAACTTATGAGGCCCAACGTGTTGCCCGTACCGCGCGTGTTCAGATAAGTTCGCGTTTAATCGGCGAGTATATATACCATCCCGACGGAGCGAAGGCGAAGGTTCGGGACCAAGTCTTGCAATCTTGGCGTCCGGAAGAATATTATCAGCGTCTTGATTGGATTTATGGAAAAACCGGCCTGGGATAGAGGATGGATTATGGCAAACCAGGAAAAACCTGCTTTGACGGAAGAACGAAAACAGTTCTATGAGAAAATTGATAAGGAGCATCTGGCACCTCTGTGGACTGTGCTGTCTGACCTTGTAACACCGGAACCAACGAGTGCCTGTGTCCCTCATCTTTGGCATTATGAACCCCTTAGGCGCTATTTGCTGGAATCCGGAGGATTGATTACCGCAAAAGAGGCGGAAAGGCGGGTTCTTGTTTTGGAAAATCCTGGCATGCGCGGTACCAGTAAAATTACAACATCGCTCTATGCCGGCTTGCAACTGGTGTTACCAGGTGAAATCGCGCCAGCTCATAGACATACGCAATCCGCATTGCGTTTTGTCCTGGAGGGTGCAAATGCACATACGACGGTTGATGGCGAAAAGACGAATATGAACTTTGGAGATTTCGTAATCACGCCGCCAATGGCCTGGCATGATCATGGGAACCAAAGCGAAGACCCCATGGTTTGGCTAGATGGTCTCGATATTCCCATGGTGTCCTTTTACGATGCATCTTTTGCGGAAGCTTTTGAGCAGGATGCGCAGCCTTTGAGCAAGGGGGTAGGGGATTCTCCCGCTCGATATGGCGCAAATATGCTGCCGGTGGATTTTGCCGCAAAAGGATTGGCCTCGCCGATTTTCAATTACCCTTATGAGCGAAGCCGTGAAAGCCTTGACGTCATGAAGCGGCAAGAGGAATGGGATCCCTGTCATGGGCTCAAACTGCGATATATCAACCCGGTTGATGGAGGCTTCGCCATGCCGACCATTGGAACTTACTTGCAACTATTGCCTAAAGGCTTTTCGACGGCACCCTATCGGTCAACGGATGCGACGGTTTATGTTGTAACGGAAGGAGCTGGGAAAACGACTGTCGATGGTCAGGAGTTTAATTGGGGACCGAAAGACATATTCGTTGTCCCTAGCTGGAAATGGAGTACACATGTTGTCAGTGAAGAGGCCGTATTGTTTAGTTTTTCGGATCGAGCTGCACAACAAAAACTGGGATTCTGGCGGGAAGATCGCCAGAATAATTAATTGATAGAGGAAAAAGTATGAGTATTGAACGTATCGGTGTCGGAACCCGGATGAGCCAAGCAGTTATTCATGGCAACACGGTTTATCTTGCAGGACAGGTTGGCGTCGCGGGAGAGAGCGTTACAGCGCAAACAGAAGTGATATTGGGTAAAATTGAAACTCTGTTGGCAAAAGCGGGCTCGGATAAGTCGAAGCTTCTGCAGGCAACTATTTGGCTGAAAGACATGAAGGATTTCGCGGAAATGAACGCTGTCTGGGATGCCTGGATTGATCCGGATAATCCGCCAACCCGGGCCTGCGGCGAGAGCGCACTTGCCACCCCGGATTACACGGTTGAAATTATTGTGGTCGCAGCCAAGTAAGGAACGAACTGGACGCTGAGGAACTTAGTTCCTCAGCGATTTACCCGTATCGAGCATACTGACGATCCGGGCTTGAGTTTCCGGTGTCTTGGCTAGAATAAGAAAGGCTTTCCGCTCCGCATTGAACAAATCCTGCTCGCTTGCAAGCGTGCCTGGTTCACAGTCGCCGCCGCTGACGATCCGGCCGATTTCCGTGCCGACCGTGACATCATGGGCCATAATCATGCCCTTGTCCTTTGCCGTGTTAAGCCAATCCTGCATTTTATCAAAGGAGGGTTTGCCTGCGAGAGGAATTGGTGCGCGTGCCGGTGCTTTCTTTATGTTCGGCAATACCGTAAGGGCGGAGCTTAGCAATCTATCCCGGTTCATCAGAAATTCGTCGTTTTGCCTCAACATGGCTTGCTGCTTTGCGAGAACCGGAGAGGTGGCTGTGCGGCCCATCCCGATGTTCATAAAGGCATTCCAGGCAGCTTTTTCCATATCCCCGGTTTTCTCATACCACCGATAGAGATTTTCCTTGCAACCCCCGCCGCCCGGAACAACACCAACCAGTGATTCCACCAATCCCATTACTGAATTTGAATGGCAAATGACATGATCTGCATGCAGAACAACTTCAAATCCGCCCCCGATGGAAAGGCCTGATGGTGCGACGACTACCGGGAGCGCGCACTCCCGCATGGCAAGGACAATTTGCTGGAAATCACGATCCAGAAATTGATCAAGCCCGGCATAATCTTCATTTTCAAAGAACGATCTGACACCGCCGAGATTCACACCACAGGAGAAATGCTGCGCATCATTATGTACAATTACCCCATTTAGATTCTTGTTCGGTGCTTGTGTGACGGCATCATTCAAAATACGCATGGAGTCACCATCCAACGCATTCGCCTTGCTATGGAATTCGACAACAGCGGCGCCTTCATACTCAAACCAACTGGCAGAGCTGTTTTCATTTTGTGCTTTGAGGGTTTGGCGGACTTCAGAAAACCGCAAGACCCCATCGGCTCTGAGTAAAGGGCGCAATGAGCCGTGATCCCATCTGTTCTTAAGGATATTGTTCTCGACGGCGTAGAAACTGGAACCCCGAGCCTTCTGAAGAAAGGGAGGAATTTCTGACCCCTCCAATTCCAGTCGATCTATAAACCGATCAACACCGATCTGATCGATAAGTTCGAACGGACCATGTATCCAGTTATATCCAAGCTTCATGGCATCATCGATCGGAACCGGATCCTCACCAATTTCAGGAATAAGAGATGCCGCATAGCAAAGCGTTTGTGATAAGACTCGCCAGGTGTAGTCGCCATATCGGCTGTTGTCATTAAACAGCTCCACGACGCCATCACGTTCCGCACGCGCTGCAAGTGGTAAATCCAGTCTTTCGAAATCGACATATTCGCCACTTTCAAGATCCAGGACTTGTCGCTCCCCTTCTTTTTCCCGGTAAAATCCCTGTCCGGATTTGTTGCCTTTCTGGCCATCTGCAATCATCTTCGTCATCAAGGGAAGAGGGTTGCCATATTTGTGAAAGGCATCATGCGCAGGTAATATATTGACGAGGCTTTGTGCCACATCTGCCATCAGATCTATACCGATCAAGTCATAAAGACCAAACACGCCGGTTTTTGGAATACCCATAGGTCGCGAAAAGAGCGCGTCTGCCTCTGTTGGGGAAAGCCCCATATCAAAAGCAGTATGCAAGGCGCATTGAATGGCAAAAACGCCAACGCGATTTCCAAGAAAGCCTGGTGTATCCGCGCATATGACAACGCCTTTGCCAAGACGCTGTTCGCAAAAGGTGTCGAACATCTTAATAATATCGTCACGGGTATGTTCTCCGCGCACCAGTTCCAGAAGGCGCATAAACCGGACTGGATTAAAGAAATGTGTAATGGCAAAGCGTTCTGCGAAGGATTTTGGTAAACCTTCTGTCAGCAACCGGATAGGAATTGTCGAGGTGTTTGAGGTGACGATAACATCGTCGCGGCATGTCTCGTTTAACCGTCGATACAGGTCCTGTTTGATATCAAGCCGTTCAACAATAGCCTCTGCTACCCAGTCGCAATCTGCCAGTTTGTGGAAATCATCCCGCGTATTGCCAATCTCGATGCGGTTGCCGGCTTCATCACTCATCAATCCAGGGGATGCGGGATCTCGCAAACGGTCCATACCCCGTTCCGCTAGCGCGTTTACGGACGCGCCTTCACTTGGCAGATCCAACAACAAAACATTAACTCCGGCATTGGCGACTTGTCCTGCAATGCCGGCACCCATGGTGCCCGCGCCAATGACGGCAACTTTTCTAATTTCTTTCGTCACGCTTATTTTTCCTCAAGTGATTGGATAAAAGTCCCCATGGCTTCGAGACATTGAACCGGAGCTTCAACCGGCAGCATGTGCCCTGCATTTTTCAGGACCGTTGCTTTGACGTCGAGGTCGACCGCAAGGGCCAATCCGGCTTTAACCGGCGTCATTTTATCTTCAGCTGCAAGAATAACATGGGTTGGGCATTTAATTTCCCTGGAGCGTTCAGCCCCGAGTGAATATTCACTGCAGGCGATGAGATCTTTCGCGAGAGGGTTTGACGACATAATTTGATGGCCTATGGCAATTGGTTGTTGGCCTGGGACAGGGCTCATGCCCATTTGTGTGCGTTGTCCGAACCCCCATTGAAGCATCATTCCAGCTGCTGTATCCGGGGATTTTTGAGCCGTTTCAATGAGCGCGGGATTAACCGGAATAGACGCCGCCGTCGCAACCGCGGTAATTGACTGAAGGCGATTACCCAGCCCTGCAGCAGCTTCCAAAGCAATAAGAAATCCCTGCGAATGTCCGACCAAATGCACATATTCGGCACCCGCAGCCTCAACCACTTTCACCAACCAGCTTCCCATAGCTTCGACACTGTCCAACGGCTCTCCAGACGACAGGCTGTGACCTGGTAGATCCGGTGCCAGAACGGAAAAACCATGGAAGGCAAAATAGCGGGTTTGCAAGGCCCAGGCCCGATGATCCATTCCGGCGCCGTGAAGGAAAACGATTGTCGGCTTACTCTTGTCAAACTCAACTCCGCCTGTTGCCGCAAATATTTCTTGATTATTAACTGTTAAATACATTTCCTAATTACCTGCTTTCGCAACGGCTTTAGCAGCCGCTTTTATGCTGGAGGCAAAATCAGCCTTAATATCTTTGAATGTTTCGATACCAACCGATACCCGGATCATGTCCGGACTTAGTCCTCCCGCCCTCATGGCTTCATCATCCAGGCGCGAATGTGTCGTACTTGCCGGATGAAGAACCAAGGTTCGAGCATCGCCAACATTCGCCAAATGTGAGGAGATTTTGACATTTTCAATAAATTTTGCGCCAGCGTCACGGCCACCTTTCAAACCAAAACAAAGCATTGACCCTGCTCCTTCAGGGAAGAGTTGTTTCGCCAGGTCATAAGTCGGGCTTCCGTCTAGGTCCGGGTGATTTACCCAGGCAACGTCCTCATGATTTGCTAACCACTGTGAAAGAGCCTGAGCATTGGCAACATGTTGTTTCATACGCAGGCTGAGTGTTTCCAGCCCTTGCAGAAAGAGGAACGCTGAATTCGGGCTCATGGAAGGGCCAATATTCAACATGGTTTCAACCCGTATCCGCATGGAAAGCGCTGATGGGCCGAACTCGTCCCAAAAACGAATACCGTGGTAAGGCTCGAACGGTTCAGTCATGGTCGGGAAACGACCGCTTGCCTTCCAATCAAAACTCCCTCCGTCGATAACGACGCCGCCAATGGCCAGGCCATGCCCTCCTATCCATTTGGTGACGGAATGGATTACCACATCGGCACCATGCTCAAGGGGATGGCAAAGAGCTGGGGTTGCGAAGGTTGCATCGACGACCAAAGGGATACCGGATGCGTGAGCAACTTCAGAGATCATGGGAAGGTTTGACACCTCAAGACCAGGGTTTCCAATGGATTCGCAGAATACCATTTTTGTATTGTCTTGAATTGCGGCTGCTAGTGCTTCTTTGTCGTTTATTGAAACGAACGTGCATTCGATGCCAAATCGTTTGAATGTATTTTGGAAAAGGGTAACGCTGGATCCATATATCTGCGACGCGCAGACGATGTGATCTCCGGCGGAACATAAGCTAATAACTGTTGCGAATATTGCACTCATACCTGAAGCAGTGCACACAGCGCCAACACCGCCTTCCAAGGCGGCCAGCCTTTGTTCCAACGTCGCGACTGTTGGATTAGTCAAGCGGCTGTATATGTGCCCCCCTTTTTCCAGATTGAAAAGGGCTGATCCTTCGTCGACACTGTCAAATACATAGGAGGTTGTCTGATAAATGGGTACGGCACGCGCACCATGTTCCGCTTCCGGCTGATATCCACTATGCAAGGCGATGGTATCCGGACCCAGAAATGAAGATTTAGTCATTAGTTATCCTTTTAAGCCGAGAGCCTCAAAATCAAACGGTAATTTTGTTACTCGAGCTTGCTTGAGCCCGTCATTACTGCGGACATGAACATGCGTTCGTGAAGAAATAGCGGATAAATCACATAACGCAAAGGCTAATTGTGACTGGTATCGAGGTGACCAAACCATCGAAGTGATTTCTCCGATCACGAAATCATCCTGATAAATGAGATTATCCGAGAAATCGACCTGCTCGTTTACAACAATCCCGACCAGCTTCTTTTTTGGGTTTCGCTTGCGAAGTGCGGTAATGCTAAGGCTATCAATCCTCGCGTCAAGGCTGACATACTGATCGAGACCAACCTCAAATGGTGTTGTGTCAAAACTCATATCACTGCCAAAGGAAAGGAGGCCGCTTTCCATTCGTTCGATCTGATTTGGACAACCGGGACCAACATTCAGGTCTTTACCTACCCGGAAAAGTTCGTCCCAAAGATCGCGGCCCAAATCAGGATCATTTACATAGATTTCAAATCCGCCTTGTTTGCTCCAACCGGAGCGGGCAACCAACATTTCCGTCCCCTTGTAGGCCAGCATTTTATATCGAAAGAAACGAATATCATTTACTTCTTTTCCAAAAACCCGGGCGGTCAGTTCTTCGGCCTTTGGACCTTGAATGCCCAATGGCCAAATGTCAGGCTCGCAAATTTGTACGTCAAAATCCATGCCGGTCGCCAAACCTTTCGCCCAAAGCATGACATCGGTGTCCGCAATCGAAAGCCACCAATGATTGTCGTTATGTTTGATTGCAATAGGATCATTGATCATTCCACCGGTTTCATCACAAAGCGGAATATAAAAACACATGCCGGTTTTTGCCTTGGATAAATCTCTGGGTGTCATTTTCTGCACGAGTTTTTGTGCGTCCGGCCCGATGATTTCCACCTGGCGTTCGCAAGACACATCCCAGATTTGTACATATTCACATAAATGCCAGTAATCCTCTTCTAAACTTCGAAAGACTGTTGGCAGCAGCATGTGATTGTAAACAGTATACCCTTTTACCCCGCAGGCTTCGACGCGGCTTGTAAATGGGGTTGAACGGAGTCGTTTTGACGTTGTGATTTGTGGCGTCATCATAGCCTCACATAATTAAAGCGGACATGGAACAAGCTCTTAAAGCGCTCGCTTTACTCTCTGTGAGTTTCCATCAGTTTTTTGCCATAATGATATCATGAGACCGACAGCCACGAATACAGAGCCGACGATGTCCTGGATTGTAAGGGGTTGTGCTATAAATATTGCGCCGAATACAGCGGCGCTTATGGGACTAATGCCCATAAATACTGTTACGTTTGACGGTAACATATGCTTCAGAGCAAAGAGCCAGGCAAAATACCCGGCACCACTGCAAATACCGATAAAAAGGAAGGTTAGCCAAATTGACGCGTCAAACCCGGTCAAAGTGTCGAAATGTCCTTCATAAAAAACAGCGGCGAGGAGAAAGATAACAGAAGCTGCCATGGCCATAATGCTTACCTGCACAGTGGGGTAGCGCTGCAAATAGGGCTTGTAAAAAACGGAGCAAATTGCTCCTGTGAGGGCACTCAGGAACGCAGCACCGATCCCAAGCCAGCCTTTTGGCTCTAGTTCGGTAGTAAATGCCGTAAATCCGACTGCAAATGAGACGCCGATTATGGTAATGACAATGCCAGCCAATTTACGCAATGTAAAAACTTCCTGACCTAACATGACG
It includes:
- the gtdA gene encoding gentisate 1,2-dioxygenase, translating into MANQEKPALTEERKQFYEKIDKEHLAPLWTVLSDLVTPEPTSACVPHLWHYEPLRRYLLESGGLITAKEAERRVLVLENPGMRGTSKITTSLYAGLQLVLPGEIAPAHRHTQSALRFVLEGANAHTTVDGEKTNMNFGDFVITPPMAWHDHGNQSEDPMVWLDGLDIPMVSFYDASFAEAFEQDAQPLSKGVGDSPARYGANMLPVDFAAKGLASPIFNYPYERSRESLDVMKRQEEWDPCHGLKLRYINPVDGGFAMPTIGTYLQLLPKGFSTAPYRSTDATVYVVTEGAGKTTVDGQEFNWGPKDIFVVPSWKWSTHVVSEEAVLFSFSDRAAQQKLGFWREDRQNN
- a CDS encoding O-acetylhomoserine aminocarboxypropyltransferase/cysteine synthase family protein, producing MTKSSFLGPDTIALHSGYQPEAEHGARAVPIYQTTSYVFDSVDEGSALFNLEKGGHIYSRLTNPTVATLEQRLAALEGGVGAVCTASGMSAIFATVISLCSAGDHIVCASQIYGSSVTLFQNTFKRFGIECTFVSINDKEALAAAIQDNTKMVFCESIGNPGLEVSNLPMISEVAHASGIPLVVDATFATPALCHPLEHGADVVIHSVTKWIGGHGLAIGGVVIDGGSFDWKASGRFPTMTEPFEPYHGIRFWDEFGPSALSMRIRVETMLNIGPSMSPNSAFLFLQGLETLSLRMKQHVANAQALSQWLANHEDVAWVNHPDLDGSPTYDLAKQLFPEGAGSMLCFGLKGGRDAGAKFIENVKISSHLANVGDARTLVLHPASTTHSRLDDEAMRAGGLSPDMIRVSVGIETFKDIKADFASSIKAAAKAVAKAGN
- a CDS encoding 3-hydroxyacyl-CoA dehydrogenase/enoyl-CoA hydratase family protein, with product MTKEIRKVAVIGAGTMGAGIAGQVANAGVNVLLLDLPSEGASVNALAERGMDRLRDPASPGLMSDEAGNRIEIGNTRDDFHKLADCDWVAEAIVERLDIKQDLYRRLNETCRDDVIVTSNTSTIPIRLLTEGLPKSFAERFAITHFFNPVRFMRLLELVRGEHTRDDIIKMFDTFCEQRLGKGVVICADTPGFLGNRVGVFAIQCALHTAFDMGLSPTEADALFSRPMGIPKTGVFGLYDLIGIDLMADVAQSLVNILPAHDAFHKYGNPLPLMTKMIADGQKGNKSGQGFYREKEGERQVLDLESGEYVDFERLDLPLAARAERDGVVELFNDNSRYGDYTWRVLSQTLCYAASLIPEIGEDPVPIDDAMKLGYNWIHGPFELIDQIGVDRFIDRLELEGSEIPPFLQKARGSSFYAVENNILKNRWDHGSLRPLLRADGVLRFSEVRQTLKAQNENSSASWFEYEGAAVVEFHSKANALDGDSMRILNDAVTQAPNKNLNGVIVHNDAQHFSCGVNLGGVRSFFENEDYAGLDQFLDRDFQQIVLAMRECALPVVVAPSGLSIGGGFEVVLHADHVICHSNSVMGLVESLVGVVPGGGGCKENLYRWYEKTGDMEKAAWNAFMNIGMGRTATSPVLAKQQAMLRQNDEFLMNRDRLLSSALTVLPNIKKAPARAPIPLAGKPSFDKMQDWLNTAKDKGMIMAHDVTVGTEIGRIVSGGDCEPGTLASEQDLFNAERKAFLILAKTPETQARIVSMLDTGKSLRN
- a CDS encoding bile acid:sodium symporter family protein, whose product is MMLLLRFLGKHSAIILAAGVVVAFFLPQLDTYLMPAFPVLVSALLGIAFLRVDFKPVILQLKNPKLLLSVLGAMFILSPIIMMGIVIVTSPPPEIALALMMFACAPPLASTTNIALMIGMDSAICLNVTVVGALLLPFIAPPILTLSAGFEIDLDAWTIFLKLVYIVGGALIVSSILRYLLGVDRIRRNGEVFDGITTILLLAFLMAVMGPGSAVLIKEPIVAIGICLIALVANFGTNFVFALVAEFFHSGKIKKPEKMPASIGLLAGNRNFALMVPTLPEDVFAGVVVFLAFYQVPIYLTPLLERWIFKEFRKSPATKI
- a CDS encoding 3-hydroxybenzoate 6-monooxygenase — translated: MVKTGIIAGGGIGGLAAALGLAQKGIESVVLERASRFGEIGAGIQLGPNAFHAFDYLGVGDQARSQAVYIDKLRLMDAVSAEEITHIPLGDDFRRFFGNPYAVVHRADLHMVLLKACQESELVQLRTAQNVQSYENMSDHVRVHIEGEQSIDADFLIAADGLWSNIRKQLVGDGDPVVSGHTTYRSVIPYDQMPEDLRWNAATLWAGPKCHIVHYPLAGWKYFNLVVTYHNDAPEPVAGKPVEKQEVRQGFEHIHPKAQQIIEHGNDWKLWVLCDREPVDRWRDGRVVLLGDAAHPMLQYFAQGACMALEDAVCLAHMMENKTSTGEALATYEAQRVARTARVQISSRLIGEYIYHPDGAKAKVRDQVLQSWRPEEYYQRLDWIYGKTGLG
- a CDS encoding DMT family transporter; amino-acid sequence: MTPQRWALVAATISALIVGIALVATGSIAEDVGPATIAFMRYLIAVLFLLPLAVSGHWLKVRKKDFIPIALLGIFQFAILIVLLNYSIIHIDVGLAVLIFATLPLLTMLIAVMLGQEVFTLRKLAGIVITIIGVSFAVGFTAFTTELEPKGWLGIGAAFLSALTGAICSVFYKPYLQRYPTVQVSIMAMAASVIFLLAAVFYEGHFDTLTGFDASIWLTFLFIGICSGAGYFAWLFALKHMLPSNVTVFMGISPISAAVFGAIFIAQPLTIQDIVGSVFVAVGLMISLWQKTDGNSQRVKRAL
- a CDS encoding dimethylsulfoniopropionate demethylase, translating into MMTPQITTSKRLRSTPFTSRVEACGVKGYTVYNHMLLPTVFRSLEEDYWHLCEYVQIWDVSCERQVEIIGPDAQKLVQKMTPRDLSKAKTGMCFYIPLCDETGGMINDPIAIKHNDNHWWLSIADTDVMLWAKGLATGMDFDVQICEPDIWPLGIQGPKAEELTARVFGKEVNDIRFFRYKMLAYKGTEMLVARSGWSKQGGFEIYVNDPDLGRDLWDELFRVGKDLNVGPGCPNQIERMESGLLSFGSDMSFDTTPFEVGLDQYVSLDARIDSLSITALRKRNPKKKLVGIVVNEQVDFSDNLIYQDDFVIGEITSMVWSPRYQSQLAFALCDLSAISSRTHVHVRSNDGLKQARVTKLPFDFEALGLKG
- a CDS encoding RidA family protein, giving the protein MSIERIGVGTRMSQAVIHGNTVYLAGQVGVAGESVTAQTEVILGKIETLLAKAGSDKSKLLQATIWLKDMKDFAEMNAVWDAWIDPDNPPTRACGESALATPDYTVEIIVVAAK
- a CDS encoding alpha/beta fold hydrolase, translated to MYLTVNNQEIFAATGGVEFDKSKPTIVFLHGAGMDHRAWALQTRYFAFHGFSVLAPDLPGHSLSSGEPLDSVEAMGSWLVKVVEAAGAEYVHLVGHSQGFLIALEAAAGLGNRLQSITAVATAASIPVNPALIETAQKSPDTAAGMMLQWGFGQRTQMGMSPVPGQQPIAIGHQIMSSNPLAKDLIACSEYSLGAERSREIKCPTHVILAAEDKMTPVKAGLALAVDLDVKATVLKNAGHMLPVEAPVQCLEAMGTFIQSLEEK